The following coding sequences lie in one Heyndrickxia oleronia genomic window:
- a CDS encoding cation:dicarboxylate symporter family transporter, producing MKKIGLAWQILIGLVLGIIIGAIFYGNPEISKYLQPIGDIFLRLIKMIVVPIVISSIVVGIASVGDGKNLGKLGGKTILYFEIVTTIAIIVGLLVANIFHPGKGVNMHSIHKVDINSYVDTAKSVENHGFADTIVNIVPKNIFESIMHGDMLAIIFFSVLFGLGVAAIGEKGKPVLAFFQGTAETMFYVTNLVMKFAPFGVFALIGVTVSTFGLESLLPLGKLVITVYLTMAGFIIIVLGGIAKLVGVNIFHLLRLLKDELILGYSTASSEAVLPKIMEKMEKFGCPKAITSFVIPTGYSFNLDGSTLYQALAAVFIAQMYGIDLSLTQQLSLILVLMVTSKGIAGVPGVSFVVLLATLGTVGIPIEGLAFIAGIDRILDMARTVVNVVGNSLGAIVISKWEGQFKQNKDALKS from the coding sequence ATGAAAAAAATTGGATTAGCATGGCAAATATTAATTGGACTAGTCCTCGGAATAATAATTGGGGCTATTTTTTATGGTAATCCTGAAATCAGCAAATATTTACAACCTATAGGAGATATTTTCTTAAGATTAATCAAAATGATTGTCGTCCCTATTGTCATTTCTAGTATAGTTGTTGGAATTGCTAGTGTTGGTGATGGGAAGAATCTAGGGAAACTTGGTGGAAAAACAATTTTGTATTTTGAAATTGTGACAACGATTGCAATTATTGTTGGATTGCTTGTAGCGAATATTTTCCACCCTGGTAAGGGAGTTAATATGCATTCTATTCATAAGGTAGATATTAACTCTTATGTAGACACAGCAAAAAGTGTTGAGAACCATGGGTTTGCAGACACAATTGTTAATATTGTTCCGAAAAATATTTTTGAATCAATTATGCATGGAGATATGCTAGCTATTATTTTCTTCTCCGTATTATTTGGATTAGGTGTAGCTGCAATTGGAGAAAAAGGCAAACCTGTACTTGCATTTTTCCAAGGAACGGCAGAAACCATGTTTTATGTTACAAATTTAGTTATGAAATTTGCTCCATTTGGGGTATTTGCACTGATCGGTGTGACCGTTTCCACTTTTGGTTTAGAATCACTCCTACCTTTAGGAAAATTAGTTATTACCGTCTATTTAACAATGGCAGGCTTTATCATCATCGTATTAGGTGGTATTGCAAAGTTAGTTGGAGTTAATATATTTCACCTACTACGACTTCTAAAGGATGAATTAATTCTCGGTTACTCAACTGCAAGTTCAGAAGCCGTTCTTCCAAAAATCATGGAGAAAATGGAAAAGTTCGGATGTCCAAAAGCAATTACCTCTTTTGTCATCCCTACAGGATATTCATTTAATTTAGATGGATCAACATTATACCAAGCTCTTGCTGCTGTTTTTATTGCTCAAATGTATGGAATTGATCTATCTTTAACACAGCAACTTTCATTAATTCTTGTGCTTATGGTAACATCGAAAGGGATTGCAGGTGTCCCAGGTGTATCCTTCGTAGTTCTACTTGCTACATTAGGAACAGTTGGTATTCCAATTGAAGGACTAGCTTTCATTGCAGGAATCGACCGAATCCTCGATATGGCTAGAACAGTTGTAAACGTAGTAGGTAACTCACTAGGTGCAATTGTTATTTCAAAATGGGAAGGCCAATTTAAACAAAATAAAGATGCATTAAAATCTTAG
- a CDS encoding purine-cytosine permease family protein encodes MKTVGNDEALKAVPLSQRQHWLTPAMIFGGLEFTIPVLMIGATLTASYGMGSIFWILVIGLIVFQWVGNSIQGFIGAKTGRSSSVIAKSSFGSIQARFIVGLTIFIVSLGWWALQTAVAGNAIAAMFGIDYEKQWGLWAVITVVAGVLFAIPSIIGYSSMKWTDYIAVPAGLALIAGCIFYALRNTGWETITAWNPEPKITFLAAISLVIGANVSQWVIASDYTRYAKPRWRDNILIPLGIVAVGFPLFYVGSIMSVGVGDADIVNVMLNLGFPVWGFLVLWFATWTSQLVNNYSMGLALANMFNINSSKGRAFLTFIGTILAIIIALAGILDYFTDFLYLTALIYPAIGGIMMADFFIIRKQRFEDNKGWNWMATIALVCGTFVGYLTQYVYEFGLPAVQSIIISAFIYWIAMKIKAKIKPDHFTGLVERHHEGYNKEEAG; translated from the coding sequence ATGAAGACTGTTGGTAATGATGAAGCATTAAAAGCCGTTCCATTATCTCAACGCCAGCATTGGTTAACACCCGCAATGATATTTGGAGGCTTAGAATTTACAATTCCTGTATTAATGATTGGTGCTACTTTGACCGCTTCATATGGAATGGGAAGTATTTTTTGGATATTAGTCATTGGTTTAATTGTTTTTCAATGGGTCGGTAATTCCATTCAAGGATTTATTGGTGCTAAGACAGGCAGATCATCATCTGTTATTGCAAAATCCAGTTTTGGCTCGATACAAGCACGATTTATCGTTGGCCTTACAATATTTATCGTTTCATTAGGATGGTGGGCATTACAAACTGCTGTTGCTGGTAATGCGATTGCAGCGATGTTTGGAATTGATTATGAAAAACAATGGGGTTTATGGGCTGTGATTACAGTTGTCGCTGGGGTATTATTTGCAATTCCTTCGATTATAGGGTATTCATCTATGAAATGGACTGATTATATAGCAGTTCCAGCAGGTTTAGCTCTTATTGCAGGTTGTATTTTTTATGCTTTAAGAAATACAGGTTGGGAAACAATTACAGCTTGGAATCCTGAACCGAAGATAACATTTTTAGCAGCTATCAGTCTAGTTATTGGAGCAAATGTCTCCCAATGGGTCATTGCCTCAGACTATACTAGGTATGCAAAACCAAGATGGAGGGATAATATCCTGATTCCATTAGGCATTGTGGCTGTTGGTTTTCCACTATTCTACGTCGGTTCTATTATGTCTGTCGGTGTAGGTGATGCAGATATAGTTAATGTGATGTTGAATTTAGGATTTCCAGTGTGGGGATTTTTAGTTTTATGGTTTGCTACATGGACAAGCCAGCTTGTAAATAATTATAGTATGGGTCTAGCTCTAGCAAATATGTTTAATATAAACTCCAGCAAAGGACGGGCATTCCTTACTTTTATAGGGACAATTTTAGCTATTATCATTGCTTTGGCGGGAATACTCGATTATTTTACAGACTTTTTATACTTAACTGCTCTTATTTATCCTGCGATAGGTGGTATTATGATGGCAGACTTTTTTATTATACGGAAGCAACGATTTGAAGATAACAAGGGCTGGAATTGGATGGCTACAATTGCATTGGTTTGTGGAACTTTTGTCGGGTACCTTACACAGTATGTTTATGAATTTGGTTTACCTGCCGTTCAATCCATTATCATTTCTGCTTTCATTTATTGGATAGCAATGAAAATAAAAGCAAAAATAAAGCCAGATCATTTTACAGGTCTAGTTGAAAGGCATCACGAAGGATATAATAAAGAGGAAGCTGGTTAA
- a CDS encoding cupin domain-containing protein, translating to MKISKVNREQNQEVMNQTLFQHIDQNTVVKMGFVQILPGERVPKEGLSMHDEDEYSFILQGSITTQSGDSPIMKVEHGTATFIPAKEKHWAINEGEEVCEIVYVLVEHK from the coding sequence ATGAAAATATCTAAGGTTAATAGAGAACAAAATCAAGAGGTTATGAATCAAACTCTATTTCAACATATTGATCAAAATACAGTAGTGAAAATGGGATTTGTTCAAATATTACCAGGGGAACGTGTCCCAAAAGAAGGGCTTTCGATGCATGATGAGGATGAATATTCCTTTATTCTACAGGGGTCTATAACGACCCAAAGCGGTGACAGTCCCATAATGAAGGTGGAACATGGAACAGCTACTTTTATTCCTGCTAAAGAGAAACATTGGGCAATAAATGAAGGTGAAGAGGTATGTGAAATTGTTTATGTTTTAGTCGAACATAAATAA
- a CDS encoding hydantoinase B/oxoprolinase family protein gives MVTATKKIDPFTLEIVKDSLLAIGDEMFIALARTSMSPIIYEVLDYASGLTDAKGNLLTQGNGVTGFIGMLTFMVKETLNKFGEKDLNPGDIIIINDPYKGGGSHLSDVGLVMPIFHDGEIVAFSANKAHWTEVGGKDPGSFTNDSTEIFQEGLQFPCVKLFESGKVNQAIVDIIESNVRFPDLSLGDMWAQVAALKTGDKRVKELCNKHGKEIVLASIDKYLDHGEQLSRIELKKLPKGTFEAEDFVDSDGMGNGPFKLKVKVTITDDEFVCDFRGSHPQVPGSVNCSLTGLISAVRTIFLAITNPSQDVNDGVFRPLKVITDKKSILSAERPAPVSNYFESMLVGADLIWKALAPFLPERLSAGHLTSVCSVTLSGLHPDTNEAFLIVEPSVGGWGAGQGQDGASGQFCIGDGETYNVPVEVAETRYGVMLDEYSLRVDGGGAGEFIGGKGVIRSYRALTNGQSATITYGRHINPPWGFNGGQNGSTNQFIVEKANGEIEGPYGVYPRYPLQKGDVIKLMTATGGGYGNPLNRPAEKVVEDVKNGYITLAQAKEVYGVSVDPATYDFTLTTKRINGGNKA, from the coding sequence ATGGTGACGGCAACAAAGAAAATTGATCCATTCACTTTGGAAATTGTAAAAGATTCCTTACTTGCAATTGGAGATGAGATGTTTATTGCTTTAGCAAGAACGTCAATGAGCCCAATTATATATGAAGTTTTAGACTATGCTAGTGGTCTAACAGATGCAAAAGGAAATTTATTGACACAGGGAAATGGTGTAACAGGCTTTATCGGTATGCTTACGTTTATGGTGAAGGAAACGTTAAACAAATTTGGAGAAAAAGATTTAAATCCTGGTGATATTATCATTATCAATGACCCATATAAAGGTGGGGGTTCTCATCTTTCTGATGTAGGACTAGTTATGCCGATTTTTCATGATGGAGAAATTGTTGCATTTTCAGCTAATAAAGCTCATTGGACAGAGGTTGGGGGAAAAGATCCAGGATCTTTTACAAATGATTCAACGGAAATTTTTCAAGAAGGATTACAATTTCCTTGTGTGAAATTATTTGAATCAGGAAAGGTTAATCAAGCTATTGTCGATATTATTGAATCTAATGTTCGTTTTCCAGATCTCTCACTAGGGGACATGTGGGCACAAGTGGCTGCATTAAAAACTGGGGATAAACGCGTAAAAGAGCTTTGTAATAAACACGGTAAGGAAATAGTTTTAGCCTCTATAGATAAATATTTAGACCATGGTGAGCAGCTCTCAAGAATTGAACTGAAAAAATTACCAAAGGGAACTTTTGAAGCAGAAGATTTTGTGGATTCAGATGGAATGGGGAATGGTCCATTTAAATTAAAAGTGAAAGTTACTATAACTGATGATGAATTTGTATGCGATTTTCGTGGAAGCCATCCACAAGTACCTGGATCGGTTAATTGTTCATTAACAGGTTTAATATCTGCTGTACGAACAATTTTTTTAGCGATAACCAATCCATCACAAGATGTTAATGATGGTGTTTTTCGCCCGTTAAAAGTAATTACAGATAAAAAATCGATTTTATCGGCCGAACGTCCTGCACCAGTGTCTAATTACTTTGAATCTATGCTTGTGGGAGCAGACTTAATATGGAAAGCACTAGCACCGTTTTTACCAGAACGTTTATCGGCAGGGCATTTAACATCAGTATGTAGTGTCACACTTTCAGGACTTCATCCTGATACAAATGAAGCATTTTTAATTGTCGAACCATCTGTTGGAGGATGGGGTGCCGGCCAAGGGCAAGACGGTGCTAGTGGCCAATTTTGTATTGGTGATGGGGAAACCTATAATGTACCGGTTGAAGTAGCTGAGACAAGATATGGTGTCATGTTAGATGAATATAGTTTACGTGTCGATGGAGGTGGAGCTGGTGAATTTATCGGTGGGAAAGGTGTAATTCGTTCATATAGAGCCTTAACCAATGGACAATCAGCAACGATCACTTATGGAAGACATATAAATCCGCCATGGGGGTTTAATGGGGGACAAAATGGATCGACGAATCAATTCATTGTAGAAAAAGCAAATGGCGAGATTGAAGGACCCTACGGTGTATATCCGCGTTATCCGCTTCAAAAAGGTGATGTAATAAAGTTGATGACTGCCACAGGTGGAGGATATGGTAATCCATTAAATCGACCAGCGGAAAAGGTTGTAGAAGATGTGAAAAATGGCTATATTACTTTAGCACAAGCTAAAGAAGTATATGGTGTTTCTGTTGACCCGGCTACATATGATTTTACTTTAACAACAAAACGAATAAATGGGGGCAACAAGGCATGA
- a CDS encoding hydantoinase/oxoprolinase family protein, with protein MRVATDIGGTFTDLVYVDEKGHIGVSKSHTTPPYFEQGVINVLEKSGIDQTSIKTFIHGTTVIINALTERKGVKTGLITTKGFRDVLEIGRGNRPDLFNVRYHKPAPFVSRYLRQEVEERLNYKGEVMKPLNKEEVKEIISFFKKEGVEAIGVSYLHSYVNPVHEQETIDLIKEIWPEVFVTASYEVTKEWREYERTNTTVLNAYVKPIATSYVNKLHDKLIEKQTDSNNYIMQSNGGTTTFEQAKELPINMVESGPVAGIYGAAVLGEIIGEKNIIAFDIGGTTAKCSLIEKGEVKVSTDYYIERDNRHAGFPIKTPVVDIVEIGNGGGSIAWIDDAGSLKVGPHSAGALPGPVAYGQGGIEPTTTDANLLTGRLSPKNFDYEVDMEKVSEAIKATISNYFNISVEDGALGIIRIANSNMLNALKLISIRKGYNPREFTLVAFGGGGSMHAPALAKELGVKKVVVPLASPVFSAWGMLMTDLRHDYIQTQIKRLSEVDITSLNQTWDTLENQAYNQFEQEALQKESVLFTRFLDMRYLGQEHTVKVPVPNGNWDEKTLEEIIGRFHQLHEKNYTFKLEQADTEIVNLHLTAFGQVKKPTLEKNIVTGELSSALKEVRPVYFEQEGWVDTTIYDREKIPTMQKINGPAIVEEKASVTVIYKGQSLQVDEYGNLIIDTGVE; from the coding sequence ATGAGAGTTGCTACAGATATTGGGGGCACCTTTACAGATCTTGTATATGTAGATGAAAAAGGACATATTGGTGTATCAAAAAGTCATACGACTCCCCCATATTTTGAACAAGGTGTTATCAATGTTTTAGAAAAGAGTGGAATAGATCAAACCTCAATAAAAACCTTTATTCATGGGACAACTGTTATTATAAACGCATTAACTGAGAGAAAAGGTGTAAAGACCGGACTCATTACAACGAAAGGATTTCGTGACGTATTAGAAATTGGTCGGGGCAATAGACCAGATTTGTTTAATGTACGCTATCATAAACCAGCACCTTTTGTAAGTAGATACTTACGTCAAGAAGTGGAAGAAAGATTAAACTATAAAGGTGAAGTAATGAAGCCATTAAATAAAGAAGAAGTAAAAGAGATTATATCCTTCTTCAAAAAAGAAGGAGTAGAAGCGATTGGTGTATCTTATTTACATTCGTATGTGAACCCTGTGCATGAACAAGAAACAATCGATCTTATCAAAGAAATATGGCCGGAAGTCTTTGTCACAGCTTCTTATGAAGTTACTAAAGAATGGCGTGAATATGAAAGAACCAATACAACCGTCCTTAATGCATATGTCAAACCGATAGCAACATCTTATGTAAACAAGCTTCATGATAAGCTTATTGAGAAGCAAACAGATAGTAATAACTATATTATGCAGTCTAATGGTGGAACGACAACATTTGAACAAGCAAAAGAACTTCCAATAAATATGGTAGAATCTGGTCCTGTTGCTGGTATTTACGGAGCTGCAGTTCTTGGTGAAATTATTGGAGAGAAGAATATTATAGCATTTGATATTGGTGGAACAACGGCAAAATGCTCTCTTATTGAAAAAGGGGAAGTAAAAGTATCCACGGATTATTATATTGAAAGAGATAATCGTCATGCCGGATTTCCGATAAAAACACCAGTTGTTGATATTGTTGAAATTGGCAATGGAGGAGGATCAATTGCTTGGATTGATGATGCAGGATCACTAAAGGTTGGTCCACATTCAGCAGGTGCATTACCTGGACCAGTAGCATATGGACAAGGTGGCATAGAACCAACTACGACTGATGCAAATCTTTTAACCGGACGTCTTTCTCCAAAAAACTTTGATTATGAGGTTGATATGGAAAAGGTGAGTGAAGCAATCAAAGCAACTATCTCAAATTATTTTAATATTTCAGTGGAAGATGGGGCTCTTGGTATCATTCGTATTGCCAATTCAAATATGCTAAATGCATTAAAATTAATTTCTATTCGAAAGGGTTATAACCCACGAGAATTTACCCTTGTTGCATTTGGTGGTGGAGGATCCATGCATGCTCCAGCTCTAGCAAAAGAACTAGGTGTTAAAAAGGTAGTTGTACCTTTAGCATCTCCAGTGTTTTCAGCGTGGGGGATGTTAATGACAGATCTTCGACATGATTATATTCAAACCCAAATTAAACGTCTAAGTGAAGTAGATATTACCTCGCTTAATCAAACATGGGATACTCTAGAAAATCAAGCTTATAATCAGTTTGAACAGGAAGCCCTTCAAAAAGAGTCAGTCTTATTTACTAGATTTCTAGACATGAGATATCTTGGGCAAGAACATACCGTAAAAGTACCCGTACCAAATGGTAACTGGGATGAGAAAACTTTAGAGGAAATTATCGGAAGATTCCATCAACTACACGAGAAAAACTATACATTTAAGCTTGAGCAGGCTGATACTGAAATAGTGAATTTGCACTTGACTGCGTTTGGTCAGGTGAAAAAGCCAACATTAGAAAAAAATATAGTTACTGGGGAATTAAGTAGTGCATTAAAAGAAGTCAGACCTGTCTATTTTGAACAGGAGGGCTGGGTTGATACAACTATTTATGATCGAGAAAAAATTCCAACAATGCAGAAGATTAACGGACCAGCCATTGTTGAGGAAAAGGCATCAGTGACCGTTATTTATAAGGGTCAATCACTTCAAGTTGATGAATATGGAAACCTTATTATTGATACGGGGGTGGAATAA
- a CDS encoding helix-turn-helix domain-containing protein: MVDIHTKIRELRQQQGLTLKELSENTNLSVGFLSQVERGTSSLAITSLKKIADSLGVEMSYFFQQEMNNNYVVKLDDHRVFQVDGNESKYVKVSGNFQGRSMESLIVTLRPFQQDIQTSSHPGEEFHYVLKGQVIIYVDNNEYVLNAGESIHFPSEKVHKWENPLSEETVILSVLTPVLF, translated from the coding sequence ATGGTAGATATTCATACGAAAATTCGTGAATTAAGGCAACAACAAGGGTTAACCTTGAAAGAATTGAGTGAAAATACTAACTTGTCTGTCGGATTTCTTTCTCAAGTTGAAAGAGGTACTTCCTCACTAGCAATCACATCACTAAAAAAAATAGCTGATTCATTGGGTGTTGAGATGTCATATTTTTTTCAACAGGAAATGAATAACAACTATGTGGTCAAATTAGATGACCATAGGGTTTTTCAGGTTGATGGGAATGAATCCAAATATGTTAAAGTTAGTGGGAATTTTCAAGGAAGATCGATGGAAAGCTTAATTGTAACGTTAAGGCCATTTCAACAGGATATCCAAACATCCAGTCATCCTGGTGAAGAATTTCACTATGTGTTAAAAGGTCAAGTCATTATCTATGTAGACAATAATGAATACGTACTGAATGCTGGAGAATCCATTCATTTTCCATCTGAAAAAGTTCATAAATGGGAAAATCCATTAAGTGAAGAAACAGTTATTTTAAGTGTATTAACTCCCGTACTTTTTTAA
- a CDS encoding long-chain-fatty-acid--CoA ligase codes for MFVPLVLTEFLDRAVKVYGNKTAVINNNDDLTYQQLYNRVQQLSYGLRDLAVQKGDRIAYLAPNTLGMLEGFFGVFQVGGIMVPLNTRLTPDDYLYILNHSESEIVFVDEELYHLLLPIRNQFTSVRQIIVQGEEKIALEEGDLWYESWLKQYPSFTFQKVELDEQDVANILYTSGTTGKPKGVMLTHRNNYLHALSTMHHLRVSDRDVVLHVLPMFHVNGWGSPFYYTANGATHITLKHVRPEIIFEKIQNHHVSVIHMAPAVLNSLLQYYERHQPNINHSVRVVIAGSAPPPSFVSKVEQQLGWEFIQVYGMTEASPLITTSQIRVHQQTLPMEKQYRLKAKAGYEMIGCDVRVVNSEGKEISKNDKEIGEIIVKSNGVMLGYWKNEEATDEVIRNGWFHTGDMATVDEDGNIEIVDRKKDIIISGGENISSIEVEGVLYEHPDIVEAAIIAIPHEKWGETPHAVIVKREGSTLDGKEVIQFAREKLAHFKAPTSVSFIDELPKTASGKIQKVRLRNEYWKEHERFVN; via the coding sequence TTGTTTGTTCCATTAGTTTTAACAGAATTTCTGGATAGAGCTGTAAAAGTGTATGGAAATAAAACGGCAGTTATTAATAATAATGATGATTTAACCTACCAGCAACTATATAACAGGGTTCAGCAGCTATCATATGGTCTACGTGATTTAGCAGTACAAAAAGGAGATCGAATCGCTTATTTAGCACCGAATACATTAGGAATGCTTGAAGGGTTTTTTGGTGTTTTTCAAGTAGGTGGAATTATGGTACCTCTTAATACAAGACTTACACCAGATGATTATTTATATATCTTAAATCATAGTGAGAGCGAAATTGTATTTGTTGATGAGGAATTATATCATTTACTTTTACCTATAAGAAATCAATTTACGAGTGTACGTCAGATTATTGTTCAAGGAGAGGAAAAAATTGCTCTCGAAGAAGGTGATCTTTGGTATGAATCATGGCTAAAGCAATATCCCTCATTTACTTTTCAAAAAGTTGAACTGGATGAGCAGGATGTGGCAAATATTTTATATACTAGTGGAACAACTGGGAAACCAAAAGGGGTCATGTTAACGCATCGCAACAACTATTTACATGCACTAAGTACTATGCATCATTTACGGGTATCTGACCGTGATGTAGTATTACATGTGTTGCCCATGTTCCATGTTAATGGTTGGGGTTCTCCTTTTTACTATACAGCGAATGGGGCAACGCATATTACATTAAAACATGTTCGTCCAGAAATAATCTTTGAAAAGATCCAAAACCATCATGTGTCTGTAATTCATATGGCACCAGCTGTTTTAAATTCCTTACTTCAGTATTATGAGAGACATCAACCAAATATTAATCATTCGGTCCGAGTGGTGATTGCTGGCTCTGCACCACCTCCTTCATTTGTTTCAAAGGTAGAGCAGCAACTAGGTTGGGAATTTATACAAGTATATGGTATGACGGAAGCATCTCCACTTATTACTACTTCACAAATTAGAGTACATCAACAGACATTACCTATGGAAAAGCAGTATCGTTTAAAGGCAAAGGCTGGCTATGAAATGATTGGCTGTGATGTACGTGTGGTTAATAGTGAAGGTAAAGAAATTTCAAAGAACGATAAGGAAATTGGTGAAATTATCGTAAAAAGTAACGGTGTCATGCTTGGATATTGGAAAAATGAAGAAGCAACCGATGAAGTTATTCGTAATGGGTGGTTCCATACAGGTGATATGGCCACTGTAGATGAAGATGGAAATATTGAGATTGTTGATCGTAAAAAGGATATCATTATAAGTGGTGGAGAAAATATTTCTTCAATAGAGGTTGAAGGCGTACTTTATGAGCATCCAGATATAGTGGAGGCAGCAATTATAGCTATACCTCATGAAAAATGGGGTGAAACACCACATGCAGTTATAGTAAAACGTGAAGGTTCAACGCTTGATGGAAAAGAAGTTATTCAATTCGCTCGTGAAAAATTGGCTCATTTCAAAGCTCCTACATCCGTTAGTTTTATTGATGAGCTCCCAAAAACTGCATCAGGAAAAATTCAAAAAGTCCGTCTAAGAAACGAATACTGGAAAGAGCATGAGCGTTTTGTAAATTGA
- a CDS encoding MFS transporter: MKLNKNFSLLLLGQSLANIGDVLYTVSVISAIFVLTGSATVSSFVPFTITTSMFISSLLTPLLVGKVNLKWLLAGSQIGKTILLFILGFMLVGITVSNYYLIFFIIGWIAFLDGCANPIRQTLIPHYVKPESLIQANGIAETVTQVIQAVMWFIGSLFLIFMSPQQLVWLVGGLFIIASVLLCLIESVIHKTTEPKRKLEQIKEGWKTLSNTPVLRRIAWIDFFETIAGTVWIAAILYVFVNDALNVDEKWWGFINGTFFLGLILGSVYCIKYPSIIEKNLGTFIFVGSFGSSLITILFSLNSIPIFALLLSLGIGLFGQIKNIPQQTVIQTSVSKEQLATVYTSLGAIGTGIFGISSLIMGILADLLGIRTVFMISGLLIAVVGSIVHKNKQLFVTNVEQQ, from the coding sequence ATGAAATTGAATAAAAATTTTTCTTTATTACTACTTGGTCAATCTCTCGCTAATATTGGCGATGTATTATATACGGTCAGTGTTATAAGTGCAATTTTTGTTTTAACAGGTTCGGCAACTGTATCATCATTTGTGCCATTTACGATTACTACCTCAATGTTTATATCTAGTCTGTTAACACCTCTTTTGGTTGGTAAAGTAAATCTTAAATGGTTATTGGCTGGATCACAAATCGGAAAAACTATTTTGCTTTTTATTCTAGGATTTATGTTAGTTGGAATAACAGTCTCAAATTACTATTTAATCTTTTTCATCATAGGGTGGATCGCTTTTCTTGATGGATGTGCAAATCCAATAAGACAGACTCTGATTCCTCACTATGTTAAACCTGAATCTTTAATTCAAGCTAATGGAATAGCAGAAACAGTTACACAGGTTATACAAGCAGTTATGTGGTTCATAGGAAGTTTATTTCTAATTTTTATGAGTCCTCAACAACTGGTTTGGCTAGTTGGAGGTTTATTCATAATCGCAAGCGTCTTACTTTGTCTTATAGAAAGTGTAATACACAAAACAACTGAGCCTAAAAGGAAACTAGAGCAGATTAAAGAGGGATGGAAAACTTTATCTAACACGCCAGTATTAAGAAGGATTGCTTGGATAGACTTTTTCGAAACAATTGCAGGAACTGTTTGGATAGCTGCTATTTTATATGTGTTTGTCAATGATGCTTTAAATGTTGACGAAAAATGGTGGGGTTTTATTAATGGTACATTCTTTTTAGGCTTGATATTAGGAAGCGTTTATTGTATTAAATACCCCTCTATTATTGAGAAAAATTTGGGTACTTTTATTTTTGTTGGTTCATTCGGAAGTTCCTTAATTACAATATTGTTTAGCTTAAACAGTATTCCAATTTTTGCGTTGCTTTTATCTCTTGGAATAGGACTATTTGGGCAAATAAAAAATATTCCACAACAAACTGTTATACAAACCAGTGTATCAAAAGAACAGTTGGCAACCGTTTATACCTCATTAGGTGCCATTGGAACTGGAATTTTTGGTATTAGTTCTCTAATTATGGGAATATTAGCAGATTTGTTGGGAATTAGAACTGTATTTATGATCTCAGGACTATTAATTGCAGTAGTAGGTTCAATTGTTCATAAAAATAAGCAATTGTTTGTTACAAATGTTGAACAACAATAA
- a CDS encoding VOC family protein: MKINRIDHVSINVNDLSEAKAFFLNLGLEVRAEWEMDGELLDRIVGLNNVKTACVGLGMPDGEAWIELVKFYTPSDEKDIQPPFANTLGIRHICFAVEDIESIVAKLKKNGTEIFSEIKQYEASYKLCYVRGPEGIILELAEKIR, translated from the coding sequence ATGAAAATCAATAGAATAGATCATGTGAGTATAAACGTAAATGATCTATCAGAGGCTAAAGCTTTTTTTCTTAATTTAGGACTTGAAGTGCGAGCGGAATGGGAAATGGATGGAGAACTGTTGGACAGAATAGTTGGGCTTAATAATGTTAAAACGGCATGTGTAGGATTGGGCATGCCAGATGGTGAGGCATGGATAGAGCTAGTCAAATTTTATACGCCGTCAGATGAAAAAGATATTCAACCACCTTTTGCAAATACGCTGGGTATCCGACATATTTGCTTTGCTGTTGAAGATATTGAATCTATTGTTGCAAAATTGAAAAAGAATGGCACGGAAATCTTTAGTGAAATAAAGCAATATGAAGCAAGTTATAAGTTATGCTACGTTCGTGGTCCAGAGGGAATTATTTTAGAGTTGGCGGAGAAAATCAGATAA